One genomic region from Rattus norvegicus strain BN/NHsdMcwi chromosome 10, GRCr8, whole genome shotgun sequence encodes:
- the Nt5m gene encoding 5'(3')-deoxyribonucleotidase, mitochondrial isoform X2, with protein MLRLRGCCARPRGAPLRAERSRASSRALRVLVDMDGVLADFEGGFLRKFRARFPDLPFVALEDRRGFWVSEQYGRLQPGLSEKAISIWESKDFFFELEPLPGAVEAVKHMASLQNTDVFICTSPIKMFKYCPYEKVVRTPPSSTVNTSR; from the exons ATGCTCAGGCTGCGCGGCTGCTGCGCGCGTCCCCGCGGTGCCCCGCTACGAGCTGAGCGGAGCCGGGCGAGCAGCCGCGCCCTGCGGGTGCTAGTGGACATGGACGGCGTGCTTGCGGACTTTGAGGGCGGCTTCCTCCGGAAGTTCCGCGCGCGCTTCCCGGACCTGCCCTTCGTGGCGCTGGAGGACCGGCGGGGCTTCTGGGTGTCGGAGCAGTACGGACGTCTGCAGCCTGGGCTGAGC GAGAAGGCCATCAGCATCTGGGAGTCGAAGGATTTCTTCTTTGAACTTGAGCCCCTTCCTGGAGCTGTGGAAGCTGTGAAGCATATGGCCAGTCTGCAGAA CACCGATGTTTTCATCTGTACGAGCCCCATCAAGATGTTCAAGTACTGTCCCTATGAGAAG